A region from the Bombyx mori chromosome 15, ASM3026992v2 genome encodes:
- the LOC134200163 gene encoding juvenile hormone esterase-like translates to MVYERFTEYFIVLLIFALSFTSTSESIIVKSKVGLIRGLRALDGNYSMYLGIPYARVNESNPFGESLAYPHFETEFEAFNDTAICPQQEEFNLTIVGNLDCLHLNIYVPDAVAKATKLPVLVNIFGGQARIGFAGRYIYGPKYLVEHDIIFITFNYRVGPYGFFCLSTPEVSGNQGYKDQVKALRWIRDNIEAFGGDSNKITVSGHSSGATSLDYIVHTLNDENLFDKIILQSGNAYSAAIEIREPDDGLPIKLANKLGYNASSLDDALHYLTITDPKLVINASVSLDPLYSTCLENTSDDIQKIPPDYPINLKLPMITNLSILIGNTNAETIYFFDPLSSDDIKKLDLFKHHLNLDLKDEVYMKEMEDIVYQFYFGETEQSLLSKNEAMKFSADFYYIYPSKITLKKYLEAGAKNVYYSIFSYDGGRNFVKYRAHISRPGASHADEQGYLYDMSIFNTTLSENDALMIKRMTTLWTNFVKYGNPTPATTELLPLQWLPYHQSTELYMNIDLEMSLRTGPYFRRMAFWDLFFDINEKFIKGVK, encoded by the exons ATGGTGTACGAAAGATTTAcagaatattttattgttttattaatttttgcattatctTTCACTAGTACTAGTGAAAGCATAATTGTTAAGAGTAAAGTTGGTCTTATAAGAGGACTGAGAGCGCTTGATGGAAACTATTCGATGTATCTTGGGATACCGTACGCCAGAGTCAACGAATCTAATCCGTTCGGG GAGTCTCTAGCTTACCCTCATTTTGAAACGGAATTTGAAGCATTTAATGATACAGCAATTTGTCCACAACAAGAAGAGTTCAATTTAACTATAGTCGGGAATTTAGATTGTCTGCATTTGAATATTTATGTGCCGGACGCTGTGGCAAAGGCAACGAAACTACCAGTACTCGTGAACATCTTTGGGGGACAGGCTAGAATTGGTTTCGCGGGAAGATATATTTACGGGCCAAAATATTTGGTGGAGCATGACAtaattttcataacatttaACTATAGAGTCGGACCCTatggttttttttgtctttCCACACCGGAGGTTTCAGGCAATCAAGGCTATAAGGATCAGGTGAAAGCTTTAAGATGGATAAGAGACAATATTGAAGCATTTGGAGgagattcaaataaaataactgtAAGTGGTCACAGCTCCGGAGCTACAAGTTTAGATTATATTGTGCATACTTTAAATGACGAAAACCTATTTGACAAAATAATTCTGCAAAGCGGCAATGCATATAGTGCTGCAATAGAAATCCGTGAACCTGATGATGGTTTGCCGATTAAACTAGCAAATAAACTTGGCTATAACGCAAGCAGTCTAGACGATGCTCTACATTACCTCACAATCACCGATCCAAAATTAGTGATCAATGCATCTGTGAGTCTCGATCCACTTTACAGCACTTGTCTGGAAAATACATCAGACGACATTCAAAAGATTCCACCGGATTATCCCATCAATTTAAAATTGCCAATGATTACGAATTTGTCAATTTTGATTGGGAACACAAATGCAGAAACGATCTATTTTTTCGATCCTTTGTCATCTGATGATATAAAGAAACTTGATCTTTTCAAACACCACCTGAATCTCGATCTTAAAGACGAGGTGTACATGAAAGAAATGGAAGATATCGtctatcaattttattttggaGAAACTGAACAATCTCTGTTAAGTAAAAATGAGGCAATGAAATTTTCAGCAGATTTTTACTATATTTATCCGTCCAAAATAACATTGAAAAAGTATTTAGAAGCCGGTGCTAAAAACGTgtattattctatattttcgTACGACGGTGGTAgaaattttgttaaatacaGAGCTCACATATCTAGACCGGGCGCTAGTCATGCCGACGAACAAGGATATCTTTATGACATGTCTATATTTAACACTACTCTTTCCGAAAATGATGCACTAATGATTAAACGCATGACGACACTTTGGACAAATTTCGTCAAATACGG GAATCCAACACCCGCAACTACAGAGCTCTTACCCTTGCAATGGTTACCGTATCATCAGAGCACCGAGTTGTATATGAACATTGATCTGGAGATGAGCTTGAGAACGGGACCGTACTTTAGGAGAATGGCGTTTTGGGATTTATTCTTCGATATAAACGAAAAATTCATTAAGGGAGTGAAATGA
- the ae25 gene encoding alpha-esterase 25 (The RefSeq protein has 3 substitutions compared to this genomic sequence), protein MTISSKKKLKYVAIFAIIAGAIAGPVIYYVVTFESFPQVKTKLGTIVGLYASDGNYNMYMGVPYAVVNKSNPFGDSQPYPKFIDSLKADNDSRMCPQVDQYNNTLIGTLDCLNLDIYVPISDKISKEIKLPVLVFIHDSWYGFGSSGRYVYGPKYLMKHEIILVTINFRLGPYGFLCVDTPEVSGNQGLKDQILALRWVKENIDAFGGDPGKVTLAGIGTGGENVLMHVLYGNKDLFSKVIIDSGLTLPTLVMAETDSTIPFRLAQDLGFIAYHVKEAINFLATQDSRRVIRSSYKYDFRYKPCIENNATGVNTFATKHMSQINRIRDINKIKFMIGQTNNERLYKYSDTVFDSSEYRNIFEDELYDLFNFEADKLMRMEEYVRHFYIGNEDITDEVKPNLIHFFNDLYHNHPTKRTINKFIESGANIIYYSIFSYVGGRNYMRNFYSINDTYPNATRADQIGYLFDVSYMNSNVTENDRLVIDRMTTLWANFVKYGNPTPDISDILPVKWETVTNKSLAYYDINKNVTSEVRPYHDRMAFWDLFYKSNGILQRSIRAK, encoded by the exons ATGACGATATCGtcgaaaaagaaattaaaatatgtagctATATTTGCTATTATAGCGGGTGCAATAGCAGGACCGGTAATTTATTATGTGGTAACATTCGAGAGCTTTCCccaagtaaaaacaaaattaggaaCAATTGTCGGCTTATACgcgagcgacggtaactacaaTATGTACATGGGTGTCCCTTACGCTGTGGTTAATAAATCTAATCCGTTTGGG GACTCTCAACCCTACCCGAAATTTATAGATTCGCTGAAAGCAGATAATGACTCTAGAATGTGCCCGCAAGTAgatcaatataataatacgcTAATTGGTACTTTAGATTGTTTGAATTTGAACATTTATGTCCCAATTTCGGACAAGATCAGTAAAGAAATCAAACTGCCAGTATTAGTGTTTATACATGACAGTTGGTACGATTTCGGATCTAGCGGAAGATATGTTTATGGTCCGAAATATTTGATGAAGCATGAAATTATTTTGGTGACGATTAATTTCCGCCTAGGGCCTTATGGGTTCTTGTGTGTAGACACACCAGAAGTATCCGGTAACCAAGGGCTTAAAGATCAAATTCTAGCTTTACGTTGGGTTAAAGAAAATATCGATGCTTTTGGTGGAGACCCTGGAAAAGTTACGCTGGCTGGCATCGGCACAGGAGGCGAAAATGTCCTCATGCATGTACTTTATGGCAACAAAGATTTATTCAGTAAGGTCATAATAGACAGTGGATTGACACTTCCAACATTGGTGATGGCTGAAACAGATTCGACAATACCATTCCGATTGGCCCAAGATCTTGGTTTTATTGCGTACCACGTAAAAgaagcaattaattttttagCTACTCAAGATAGTCGTAGAGTTATACGATCATCATATAAATATGACTTTAGATATAAGCCCTGCATTGAAAACAATGCCACTGGAGTGAACACATTCGCTACAAAACATATGTCGCAAATAAACAGAATTCGagatataaacaaaataaagtttatgATTGGCCAAACTAATAATGAAAGACTATACAAATACTCAGATACTGTCTTCGATAGTTCTGAATATCGTAATATATTCGAGGATGAGTTATacgatttgtttaattttgaggCTGACAAGTTGATGAGAATGGAAAAGTACGTGCGACATTTTTACATCGGTAACGAAGATATTACGGATGAAGTCAAACCAAATCTAATTCATTTCTTTAATGACTTGTATCACAATCATCCAACGAAAAGGacgattaataaatttattgaaagcggagcgaacattatttattacagCATATTTTCTTACGTAGGAGGAAGAAATTACATGAGGAACTTTTACAGCATCAACGACACATACCCAAACGCAACGAGAGCTGACCAAATCGGGTATTTATTTGACGTGTCTTACATGAATAGCAACGTGACCGAAAATGATCGACTTGTAATTGATCGTATGACCACTCTGTGGGCAAATTTTGTGAAATATGG caaTCCAACTCCTGATATATCAGATATTCTACCAGTGAAATGGGAAACAGTTACTAACAAGTCCCTAGCGTATTACGACATCAACAAAAATGTTACGAGCGAAGTAAGACCGTACCACGACAGAATGGCGTTTTGGGATCTCTTCTACAAATCCAATGGAATATTACAGAGATCTATTAgggcgaaataa